TTGATTATTGCCTTCTTACAATTCCGTCCGGCGGGCTTATTCCCGCAAAAGGGACGCACGGTAGATGCTTAGGGTCAGGATGCTGAGGTTAACGCTGAGGAAGCAGATATGACTGTGGTAAATGCGGCGATCGCGAACCTGGGGGTCAAGCGCAATCCCAAGCGTGCCCTGGTGATCGAAGCGGCGATCGTCCTGACGATCGCCCTGGTGTTGGTGTTGATTCTGCCGTTGCTCTTGTCGGGATTTCGACTGAAGTTGTTGGGGCGCTTTCTGTCACTGGCGATCGTTGCCCTGGGGATTGACTTAATTTGGGGCTATACAGGCCTGTTGAGTTTGGGACATGGCATTTTCTTTGCCCTGGGTGGCTATGCCTTGGCCATGTACCTGCAATTGCAACTGCCGGCTGGCCGGATTCCGGAATTCTTCAGCCTCTATGGGGTGCAAGACCTCCCCTGGTTTTGGAAACCGTTCTATTCCTTCCCGTTTACCCTGGTGGCAATCGTTGTAATCCCCATGTTGGTGGCCGGTTTGCTGGGATACCTAGTGTTTCGGAATCGCATCCGAGGCGTCTATTTCTCGATCCTGACCCAGGCCGCCCTCGTCGTCTTTTTCAACTTTTTCAACGGTCAGCAAAAACTGATCAACGGCACCAACGGCCTTAAGACCGATACCTCCACTCTTTTCGGCTTCCAGGTGGGAACGCCCCAGGTGCAATTTGTGTTCTATGTGCTGACGGTGGTCTTCCTGGTGTTGATCTATGCCCTCTGTCGGTGGCTCACCAGTGGCCGCTTTGGGCGGATGTTAATCGCCATTCGGGATGACGAAAGTCGGGTACGTTTCTCTGGTTACAACCCCACCAGCTTTAAGGTCTTGGTCTTTGCCGTGTCCGGGGCGATCGCGGGCATTTCCGGCGCACTCTACACCGTCCAGTCGGGGATTGTTTCGCCCCAGTATATGGACATTGCCTTTTCGATCGAAATGGTGATCTGGGTAGCTGTGGGGGGACGGGCGACGCTGGCAGGGGCCGTGTTAGGGGCCGTGGCCGTTAACTTTGCCCGGACCTTACTGAGTGAAAAATTCCCAGAAATTTGGTTGTTCTTCCAGGGTGCCCTCTTCCTGCTGGTGGTGACAGTACTACCGGATGGGGTGATTGGCTGGGCACGCTATCGCGCACTGGATCAGCTGCGATCGCTCCTGCGGCGTCCCCCGAAGGTCAGCACCTATCCCAGTTTGGCCACAGACCCGACCGTTCAGCAAGAGCAGGCCAGCCTAGAGGCGTCGCATCCCCCCAAGTCGTCTTGAAATCCATACCCAGAGGCAGCACAGGCGTGAAGAGTCATATTCTGGAAATCGAGAACCTGACGGTGAGCTTTGATGGCTTTAAGGCCCTCAATCAGCTTAACTTTGCCATGGAAACCGGTGAACTGCGGGTGATCATCGGTCCCAACGGGGCGGGCAAAACGACCTTCCTCGATGTCATTACTGGTAAGGTGCAACCGACGATCGGTCAGGTCCGGTTCAAAGGGCGCAATCTCCGCTCCATCTCGGAACATGAGATTGCCCGTCTCGGCATTGGCCGCAAGTTTCAGACGCCCAGAGTTTACCTGAACCTCACCCCCCGTGAGAACCTAGAACTGTCTGGGAATCGCAATAAGAATGTCTTTGCCACCCTGTTCCAGCGGCCTCCAAAGGCGGAACGGCTGACCGTGAGTGGCCTGCTGGAGACGATCGGCCTGACGGCCAAAGCCGATATGCCCGCTGCCCTGCTCTCCCACGGGGAAAAGCAATGGTTGGAGATTGGGATGTTGGTGGCCCAGTCACCGGACTTGCTGCTGGTGGATGAACCAGTAGCGGGCCTCACCGATGAGGAAACGGAACGCACCGGGGAGTTACTGCTGTCCCTAGCCGAAAGCCATTCGATTATTGTGATCGAACACGACATGGAATTTGTGCGCCAGATCGCCCGTAAGGTGACCGTGCTGCATGAGGGGACCGTCCTCTGTGAAGGCACGATCGAGCAGGTGCAGAATGACCCCCGCGTGATCGAGGTTTACCTGGGTCAGGAACCGTCGATTACACCTCACCAGATGAAACTGCTGCGGGTGGTGGCGGCGATGGCCTGGGTTGATGGCAACTTGGCCCCAGCGGAGGTCGAGGTGATCCTGTCTCGCCTCAGCCAGTTGTTTGCCGAAAGTGCAGCGGAGCAGCAAAAACTGCGCGAGGAACTCCGCGCCTATGTGGTTCAGGAAGTCCCGATCGATGAAACAGTGCAGGAAATTACCAGCCCAGAGGAACGGGAATTGATTCTTAAGCTAGCCTATGACGTGATCCAGGCCAGTACGGCCCCAGGGGAGACTGAGTTGATTAGCCCTGTGGAAGCAGCCGCCTACCAGAAGTTAGCTGAGTTTTTGGGATTACCTGCAGATGCTATCGATCGCGTTACGTCTGCCCCAGCAGATCAGACGGGAGCATCCAGCTCCCCCTAATTACAGCCTTTACCTAATTTACTCAGTACACTGTTAAGGTTTGGATCTGGATCCTACCGGTGGCCCCCATCCCCCCGCCCCTTCTCCCAAGTGGGGAGAAGGGGCGGCGGATTTTCAAGTCCCTCTCCCCGAGCGGGAGAGGGGAGTCAAAAACTGTATCGTTCTTATTTGGATTAACCATAAGTTTTGTCCTTTTGCGCAGATGATTTAGGAAGCCTGAGTAACCGCTTGATAAAGTGCCCTCAGGTGTTGTTCCACTGCCGGTGGTTTGGCTGTGAAGCGGATGTAGTAGTGACCAGGGGAAGCAGACTTCTCCAGCACTTTGGCATAGATATCGTCTCCCAACTGAGCATTGCTCGAATCGAAGAAATTAAGCTTGATATTGGAAAGCGCGATCGGTATGGCAGCCGCATCCGGTTGATCTGCTTGAATTTCAGCCCCGGTTTCCGAAAGTTTGACCAACTGTCCCCGAAATTGGTTTGCACCCACATGTTTACCTTCTAAAATTGTGTAGAACAGGGCTAGGGGTTGGGGAAGGGCAAAAAATTGCTCCTCCACTTTTTCCGGTAACGCCAGTTCATAGCGACCGGAGATACCGCCAATTTCATAAATGAGAATCGGTTCTTTAACCCCTTTGGGTTGCACCTGCTTTTGATCATCAATGCGAACGCGATCGCATACCCTTGCCAGGGTAGACTCCGAAACTAAAATCTGGCCTCCTGTAGTATAGGATTCAATGCGATAGGTCAGGTTAACCTGGCTACCAACAACCCCGTATTTGGTCCGTTTGGCTGAGCCGATATTCCCTACAACGACATCCCCAGTATTAATCCCGATTCCCATTGATAACTGCGGTAAGCCCCAAGCTGCCATCTGTTTGTTAATTTGGGGCATGGCTTGTTGCATCGCGATCGCACAGGCGATTGCACGGGTGGCATCATCCGCACGCTGGGTGGGTGCCCCGAAAAGGACGAGAATCCCATCCCCCATAAATTCATCGATCGTGCCCCCATAATGGGTAATCACATCAGCCATTGCCTCCAGATAAAAGTTGAGAATCCGCACCACTTCTTCGGGGGATAGCCGTTCCGAGAGGGCTGTGAAGCCGCGCAAGTCCGAGGTCAACAGGGTAATTGTGCGTCGCTGTCCCCCCAGTTTTAAGCCTTCGGGATGCTCTAATAAATTCGCCACAATTTCATCGCTTAAATACCGCCCAAAGGTCTGGCGAATGTCCCCGGCTGTGCGGGCAATATAGGCCGTAATTGCGATCGCGGCTCCCCCAAAGGCCATCGCTGCGGGCACGATCGGCACCCACCAGGATGCCAGAAACAGCAGATAACTACTGCCCACCAGGATCATTGCTGCCAGGATGACGATTCCCCCCTTCCGCCAGGACACCGAGCGCACGCCCCCCGCATAGCGTTGGGTCCAGGTCACCGTCGCCCCGATCGTGGCCCAGAGGGCAATCCACAGCCACTCGACCGGTTCCGGCCAGGTCTTCAGCAGGGGACGGTCGTCTAACACCGTACTCAGGATCTGGCTAGCTAAACTGGCATGGATTTCCACCCCCGGCATCCGCTGCGACGGCGTGCGCGTAAAGGGCGTCAGAAATAAATCCTGAAAGCTTTCACTCACGGCCCCAATCAGCACCACGCGATCCCTGGCCCAGTCAGCCGGTATTCGCTCATCCAGGACATCGGTCAGAGACACCCTGGAAAACTGGGGACTAGGACCGCGATAGTTGAGCAAAATCTGGTAGCCTTGGGCATCCATGCGCACGTAGCCCCCATCATGGCTCTCCAAGGGAGGAAAGGGGGTAGCGCCAATCTGCCAATAGTCTCGACCAGCCACTAATTCAGGGCTGATTCCCGCCGCCGCCAGATAGGCCAGGGCGGCATAGGCTCCCACACTCAATACTGTCTCATCCTCGGCATCCTGCAGGGTGAGGAGGGCACGACGCACGACCCGATCGCGATCGAACAGTAGGTCATTGAAGGCCACCCGCCCCTTGGCCTTGAGAACTGGGGGGGCGGCGACAGCTTCCCGGCTGCGATCACCCACCACCTTTTCAATGCCGATAATGTTAGGGCTGTACTCAAACACTTGAAGCAAGGCTGCATGTCCCGGTTCAACCGGTTGGTCACGGTATACATCCAGGGCAATCAGGCGTGGGTTCTGGGCAGCCAGTTTCCGCAGCACTTGGGCATAGACTGCATCGGGAATAATCGCCTGCCCCAGGCGGCGAACATCATCCTCATCAATCCCGACAATCACAATACGATCGTCCTGTCCTGCCCCCGGACGCCAGCGCAAATACTGGTCATAGGCAGCCCACTCCCCCCCTTGGAGCACGCCAGTGAGCCGTAAACCCAATACCAGGACCGTGAGGCTAGGGGTGACGATCCAGACCCCACGCCAGTTCCATAAACTTTGCCGGAGTTGTTGCCACATGGGTGCTGCGATTCTCCTGCAGAGACGTTGGGCGATCGCCTAGTCGAGCAGGGGTTGATCGGCAATGGCACCCAGGCCCACCGAGATCAGCAGTTCACGCCAGGCAGCCCTGTGTTGGGGGTAGTCCGCTGCCAGGGTCATCAGGGTATCGAGCCACACTTCTGATTGGGCATAGAGTTCAGCTTTCTGCAACCCTTGGGCAACGGCGATCGCCGACTTCGCCTCTGGGCCTAATTCCACCCGCAGAATCTGACCTCGGACTATTTCCTCCTCACCCCCACAGAGCATCACGAGCCGCCAGCGATAGGGGGTTGCGGTGGCCAGGGCGATCGTATCCGGTAGGGGCAAACGCATCACGCCTGACTGACTGGGCAAGGTGACTGCTGTTTCGTATACCTTGTCACCCACGGGACTAGTGAGGGTAAACTGAGCTGCCGTGGCAATCGTTGGGGGCACATACACAAAGAGGGTAGGATTGCCCAGCATGGTGGTACTGAGTTGATCCGGGGGGTGTAAGGCGGTAAACGGAGTCTCATTTTTGACCGTACAGGGATGAAGATTGCCCCGAATGCCTCCCCCAGCCGTACTACGGGGGGCGCTGCGTCGAGGCCCTGCAGGGAACTCTAAGCTGACCTGTTGGGAGGCGATCGGTAAGGGGGGCGAGGGCAAAAGAGAATTGTTGGCCCAGGTGGGGGGCAGGAGAGTGGTGACCAATCCCGCTAGGGGGAGGATGTGACGCCAAGCCATAAGAGAAAAATTATTAAGTGTCAGTGAGCAAAAAGGCAGCGGTGGTCCATGCCCCTGCGATGAGGCGGTGCCAACAGGCACTGCCCTAGATAAACACAAGACAACCGTTAGCAAGACAACCGTTAGACCACTGATTAGACCACTGATAGCACCCTTAAAACTGGGGCCAGTTAAGCGAGTAGCTACCTCAGCCACAAGCTTGCTGACGCAACTGACCCGCTTTCATGGTCACCTGTTTTCATCTGTTGAATACATTGACTTGGCAATAGTTCCCGCAAGACCCTTAAAGATAAAGATCTTGGCTTGACTCGGACCCACGGGCGGCGGTAGATAGGTTCTCGGCTGGATGCTCGTAGGATTCTAAGCCATTGCCATGAACGGTACTCAGTTGCAGGCGCACATCGTCGATCGCCTCGTTCAACTGGGCAATTTTGACCTCTAGTGCCCGTCGTGCCGCTTCAATCTCCTGGGGAGTCGAAGGCATCAAATGGGATTTTTTGGCCTTATCGGCTTTACTGTCGGTTAACTTAACCGTTTCTGACGACTCCGAATGACTGATTCTGGCTGCTAATACCGCACCGAGAATCCCACCGATCGTTCCACCGACGATCGCCCCTAACACAAACCCACCAGCAAAATGATTTTGTTGACTCATGATGATGCGCTCTGCCCTTTCCTGCTGCGACTGCACGGGACGATCGTAGCGCATGGCCTCACCCGAATACCCTGGAGTTGCAGTTGTTCTTGCTAGCAGGGGGACGGAGGGGCTTGGTACTTCTGGGGCCATCAAGCGTGCCTATCGCGCTTCCTGCTGTTCATAGGCCGCAATAATCCGCTGCACCAAGGGATGACGAACCACATCTGCGTGGGTCAGCCGATGAAAGGCAATGCCTTCCACATTTTGTAAAATCTTGCAGGCCACCTCCAGGCCAGAGGGTTGATGGGGCAGCAAATCCGTTTGAGTGGTATCGCCGGTCACCACCATGCGGGAGCGAAAGCCCAGGCGCGTTAACGCCATTTTCATCTGGGCTGGCGTCGTATTTTGCGCTTCGTCGAGAATGATAAAGGAATGATTTAGCGTCCGGCCCCGCATATAGGCCAGGGGAGCCACTTCGATAATCCCCCGCTCCATCAGGCTGGTAATTTTTTCTGGATCAGTTAACTCATATAACGCATCGTACAGGGGGCGCAAATACGGATTAATCTTTTGCTGCAAGTCACCCGGTAGGAAACCCAGCTTTTCCCCTGCCTCCACGGCTGGCCGGGTGAGAATCAGCCGCTCATACTGGTTAGCCAGGAGAGCCTGAATTGCCAAGACCGCCGCCAGAAAAGTCTTTCCCGTTCCCGCCGGTCCTGTACAAAAGACAAGATCACAGGTCCGCATCGACTGCACATACTGCCGTTGCCGAAAGGTTTTCGCCCGGATTTCTTCCCCCCGTCGGGTACGCGCCAGCACATCCTGTCGCAGATCCTTTAATTCATCCTGACGTTGCGTATCCAGGGCATGGCGACTTGTGAGAATATCTACACTGGAGACGCTAATTCCAGCTTGCCAGAGGTCGGCGAGGGATCGCACCAGACGACTACAAAGATCAACCTGGTTCGCAGTCCCTGAAATCAATAACTCTTGTCCGCGTAAGACAACGTTAGCCCCCGTTTGTCGCGCTAGAAGTTTCAGGTTTTCCTCCCGATCGCCGGCTAGGGCGATCGCACTGGCCGCATTGGGTAGTTGAATCCGGTTGGTCTCAGCCATGCTCAACGGGGGCGCGAACTGGCATCAGAGGTAGACCGAGGCCGTCGGCTGGGAAGACGCCGGCGTTCTCCTTTCGTAACCGGCTCAGCAACGGACACAGCCCCATCTTCACTGCCATGTCCGTGCCCAAAGACTTCCAGATACAGGGTATGACCTGCCGCCTGCGCGACCGCCGTCAGTACCGTGCGAATTGCTTGTAAATTCCGGCCTCCCCGCCCAAAGGCACGACCCTTATCTTCGCCTTCAAAAGCAACCCGTAACCAAACCCGCGATCGGTTGGAGATTTCACAATCCACCCGGAGAGAATCGGGTGAGTCCAAAAGGGGTTCGGCCAGAAAACGCAGGAGACTGACGTAATCTGGGGACGCAGCAGGGTCAGCCAGAGGGGGGACTGATTCAGGCACGGACTTGTTCAAAAACGTTGGCTTTAGCCAGAATACTACGAACGGTTTCGGTCGGCTGTGCCCCTTCTTTCAACCGTTTGACGATCGCGGGGATGTCCAGCTTGGTTTCATTAGTGCGGGGATTATAAAAGCCCAACTCTTCTAGGGGACGACCATCCCGACGGCTCGTCGCGTGGACGGCCACAATCCGATAGCTGGCCTCGCGCTTTTTGCCCAGTCGCTTCAGTCGGAGTTTAACCATATCAGCACATGCTTGAGTTCCATACAGATATTCTAGGCTAGCAGGTATTCGAGCAGTTCGATCGCTTTTTCAGGTCAATCAGGTCGATCGTTTTGGGCCAGTCGTTGGCAGCAATTTGGGGCAGCAATTTGGGGCAGCAATTTGGGGCAGCAATTTGGCAGCCGCGACCACCAGTTCTGGATGATCGGCTAACACGGGTATCACAACAAACCTGGTAGAATCCTGACAGAGACAGCAATTAATGTGTTTCTAATGGATGTGAGATGAGCCAGTGACCTGGGGGCGAAACTGCCTAACCTGCATCAACCCATTGTCACGCTGCGAGAGATGCTATGCAATCACTGGTTAATTTGGGGGGGACAAGCGTCAGGACCTCGACCCCACTAACATCCGCTCTGGCCCCAGTTACTTCGTCTTCGGTGTTAACGGGAAACAATTGGCCAACCTGGCTGCGTTCGCCGCGCTTGCTCCTCCAGTTGTTATCGTTGGCGATCGGGGGACTGCTCTTCAGCCTGGGTCCGGTTATCTCGCCAGTTCAGGCAGCCGGTAGCTCGGCGCTGCGCCAGGGCAGCAGTTGCAGTTCGGTGCGGCAGTTACAGGTCAACCTGAGCCGCGTCGGTGTCTACAATGGCCCGATTTCTGGCTACTTTGGTGCCCAAACAGAAGCGGCGGTGCGACGCTATCAGGCCACGCGGGGTCTCCAAGTTGATGGCATAGCGGGGCCAGCCACCCTCACAGCCTTGAACCGAGAAGTAAACGGTCTCGTGCCCGTGGTTCCGACTCCTGTCCCCACGACAACGGTGACGAGCCAGGCGATTGTGACGACGACACCCGTAGTGACGACGATGCCTGTGGTGACGACGACACCAATCGTGACCACGACGCCAGTCGCGGCACCCACCCCCATCATCGCGGCGACGTTGCGGCGCGGCGATCGCGGCCCCGCCGTCGAGCAACTCCAGCGCAGCCTCCGGGCAGTGGGGGCTTACAGTGGACCCATTACCGGGTATTTTGGCAATTTAACTGAAGATGCCGTCA
This DNA window, taken from Trichothermofontia sichuanensis B231, encodes the following:
- the urtC gene encoding urea ABC transporter permease subunit UrtC, with protein sequence MTVVNAAIANLGVKRNPKRALVIEAAIVLTIALVLVLILPLLLSGFRLKLLGRFLSLAIVALGIDLIWGYTGLLSLGHGIFFALGGYALAMYLQLQLPAGRIPEFFSLYGVQDLPWFWKPFYSFPFTLVAIVVIPMLVAGLLGYLVFRNRIRGVYFSILTQAALVVFFNFFNGQQKLINGTNGLKTDTSTLFGFQVGTPQVQFVFYVLTVVFLVLIYALCRWLTSGRFGRMLIAIRDDESRVRFSGYNPTSFKVLVFAVSGAIAGISGALYTVQSGIVSPQYMDIAFSIEMVIWVAVGGRATLAGAVLGAVAVNFARTLLSEKFPEIWLFFQGALFLLVVTVLPDGVIGWARYRALDQLRSLLRRPPKVSTYPSLATDPTVQQEQASLEASHPPKSS
- the urtD gene encoding urea ABC transporter ATP-binding protein UrtD, with protein sequence MKSHILEIENLTVSFDGFKALNQLNFAMETGELRVIIGPNGAGKTTFLDVITGKVQPTIGQVRFKGRNLRSISEHEIARLGIGRKFQTPRVYLNLTPRENLELSGNRNKNVFATLFQRPPKAERLTVSGLLETIGLTAKADMPAALLSHGEKQWLEIGMLVAQSPDLLLVDEPVAGLTDEETERTGELLLSLAESHSIIVIEHDMEFVRQIARKVTVLHEGTVLCEGTIEQVQNDPRVIEVYLGQEPSITPHQMKLLRVVAAMAWVDGNLAPAEVEVILSRLSQLFAESAAEQQKLREELRAYVVQEVPIDETVQEITSPEERELILKLAYDVIQASTAPGETELISPVEAAAYQKLAEFLGLPADAIDRVTSAPADQTGASSSP
- a CDS encoding CHASE2 domain-containing protein, whose protein sequence is MWQQLRQSLWNWRGVWIVTPSLTVLVLGLRLTGVLQGGEWAAYDQYLRWRPGAGQDDRIVIVGIDEDDVRRLGQAIIPDAVYAQVLRKLAAQNPRLIALDVYRDQPVEPGHAALLQVFEYSPNIIGIEKVVGDRSREAVAAPPVLKAKGRVAFNDLLFDRDRVVRRALLTLQDAEDETVLSVGAYAALAYLAAAGISPELVAGRDYWQIGATPFPPLESHDGGYVRMDAQGYQILLNYRGPSPQFSRVSLTDVLDERIPADWARDRVVLIGAVSESFQDLFLTPFTRTPSQRMPGVEIHASLASQILSTVLDDRPLLKTWPEPVEWLWIALWATIGATVTWTQRYAGGVRSVSWRKGGIVILAAMILVGSSYLLFLASWWVPIVPAAMAFGGAAIAITAYIARTAGDIRQTFGRYLSDEIVANLLEHPEGLKLGGQRRTITLLTSDLRGFTALSERLSPEEVVRILNFYLEAMADVITHYGGTIDEFMGDGILVLFGAPTQRADDATRAIACAIAMQQAMPQINKQMAAWGLPQLSMGIGINTGDVVVGNIGSAKRTKYGVVGSQVNLTYRIESYTTGGQILVSESTLARVCDRVRIDDQKQVQPKGVKEPILIYEIGGISGRYELALPEKVEEQFFALPQPLALFYTILEGKHVGANQFRGQLVKLSETGAEIQADQPDAAAIPIALSNIKLNFFDSSNAQLGDDIYAKVLEKSASPGHYYIRFTAKPPAVEQHLRALYQAVTQAS
- a CDS encoding DUF928 domain-containing protein; translation: MAWRHILPLAGLVTTLLPPTWANNSLLPSPPLPIASQQVSLEFPAGPRRSAPRSTAGGGIRGNLHPCTVKNETPFTALHPPDQLSTTMLGNPTLFVYVPPTIATAAQFTLTSPVGDKVYETAVTLPSQSGVMRLPLPDTIALATATPYRWRLVMLCGGEEEIVRGQILRVELGPEAKSAIAVAQGLQKAELYAQSEVWLDTLMTLAADYPQHRAAWRELLISVGLGAIADQPLLD
- a CDS encoding PhoH family protein, whose protein sequence is MAETNRIQLPNAASAIALAGDREENLKLLARQTGANVVLRGQELLISGTANQVDLCSRLVRSLADLWQAGISVSSVDILTSRHALDTQRQDELKDLRQDVLARTRRGEEIRAKTFRQRQYVQSMRTCDLVFCTGPAGTGKTFLAAVLAIQALLANQYERLILTRPAVEAGEKLGFLPGDLQQKINPYLRPLYDALYELTDPEKITSLMERGIIEVAPLAYMRGRTLNHSFIILDEAQNTTPAQMKMALTRLGFRSRMVVTGDTTQTDLLPHQPSGLEVACKILQNVEGIAFHRLTHADVVRHPLVQRIIAAYEQQEAR
- a CDS encoding KH domain-containing protein, with product MPESVPPLADPAASPDYVSLLRFLAEPLLDSPDSLRVDCEISNRSRVWLRVAFEGEDKGRAFGRGGRNLQAIRTVLTAVAQAAGHTLYLEVFGHGHGSEDGAVSVAEPVTKGERRRLPSRRPRSTSDASSRPR
- the rpsP gene encoding 30S ribosomal protein S16 codes for the protein MVKLRLKRLGKKREASYRIVAVHATSRRDGRPLEELGFYNPRTNETKLDIPAIVKRLKEGAQPTETVRSILAKANVFEQVRA
- a CDS encoding peptidoglycan-binding domain-containing protein; amino-acid sequence: MLTGNNWPTWLRSPRLLLQLLSLAIGGLLFSLGPVISPVQAAGSSALRQGSSCSSVRQLQVNLSRVGVYNGPISGYFGAQTEAAVRRYQATRGLQVDGIAGPATLTALNREVNGLVPVVPTPVPTTTVTSQAIVTTTPVVTTMPVVTTTPIVTTTPVAAPTPIIAATLRRGDRGPAVEQLQRSLRAVGAYSGPITGYFGNLTEDAVIRYQRRRGLTVSGIAGPTTLTALANDLNMVAIGYPNTGAPTLVPVVPPGTQIVATTQVATTHYIATPGVTTRVVPPPIPVQPLPGPASVSTGTGATWATSTPVSYGSVGGEVRAVQLQLRNLGFYQGPITGYFGPETQAAVYRYQQSRNIEPTGVIGPTTLSQLSREI